The Methylopila sp. M107 genome contains the following window.
CGCGCTGCTTGAGGAAGTGGTAGTGCACGCCGTCCGCCTCGCTCGGGCGCTTCTGGCGGGTGGTGGCGGAGATCGACAGCATGATCTCCGGGTCGGTGTCGAGCAGCGCTCGCGTCAGCGTCGACTTGCCGGCGCCGGACGGCGAGGACAGGATGAGCATCACGCCGCGCCGTGCGAGCTTGCCCTCAGGCGTCTTGAGTTTCGTCGCCAAATCGCTCACTCCACGTTCTGGACCTGCTCGCGGAACTGCTCGACCACGGCCTTGAGGTCGAGCCCGATCGCGGTCAGAGCCCTGTCGTTCGACTTCGCGCACAGCGTGTTCGATTCGCGGCCGAATTCCTGCGCCAGGAAGTCGAGCCTGCGCCCGACGGCGCCGCCCTCGGCCATCAGCGCGCGCGCCGCCTCGACATGGGCGAACAGCCGGTCGAGCTCTTCGCGGACGTCGGCCCTCGTCGCGATCAGCGCCGCCTCCTGGTGCAGCCGGTCCGGATCGAGCGCGACCCCGGTCCCGAGCAGCGCCGCGACCTGTTCGCCGAGCCGCTTCTTCACCGCCTCCGGCTGGCGGGCCGGACAGGCGTCGGCGGCGCGCGTCAGCTCTTCGATGCGGGCGAGCCGCTCTTCCAGAATGGCGCCGAGCGCCGCGCCCTCGCTTGTGCGCGCCCGTTCGAGATCTTCGACTGCGGCGGCGAAGTCGGCCGAGACGGCCGCCGCGACCGCGGCGCGACCGGCGGCGTTCTCTTCCGGCTCGACGAACTCGACGACGCCGCGCTGCGCCAGCAGCCCGTCGATCGTCGGCGCCGCGGCGCCCGGCACGCGGGCGGCGATCGCAGCCGCGGCCGACAGCACGGCGTTGAGCGCCGCCTCGTTGATCCGGACCTCGCTGGCTCCGGCGCTCCGCTCGAGCGTCAGCGTCGCCTGCACGGAGCCGCGCTTCAGCCGCGACTGCGCGGCGGTCCGCGCCGCCTGCTCGACCTCGTCGAAGCCGGGCGGCAGGCGGAGCCGCACGTCGAGCCCCTTGGCGTTGACGCTGCGGAGCTCCCAGGCCCATCGCGCGCCGTCGAGCTGTCCCGCGACCCGCGCGAACCCGGTCATGCTGGCGAGCGGCATCCTGCTTTCCACTGTTCTCGCGCGGAGCTCGCCTCCGCGCCGGACGCCGTATTGACCACAAACTTCAGCCCCGCGCTCGCATTAGATTGCGGGGCGGCGAGATTTGGGTCGGCGATGGCGCCTTGCGTCCTCATCCCCGCCGGTCGAGGCGGTCTGTCGTGACCTGCACACTGGGAATCGTAGCGCGACGACGCCGTCCCCTTCTCCC
Protein-coding sequences here:
- a CDS encoding YicC/YloC family endoribonuclease encodes the protein MPLASMTGFARVAGQLDGARWAWELRSVNAKGLDVRLRLPPGFDEVEQAARTAAQSRLKRGSVQATLTLERSAGASEVRINEAALNAVLSAAAAIAARVPGAAAPTIDGLLAQRGVVEFVEPEENAAGRAAVAAAVSADFAAAVEDLERARTSEGAALGAILEERLARIEELTRAADACPARQPEAVKKRLGEQVAALLGTGVALDPDRLHQEAALIATRADVREELDRLFAHVEAARALMAEGGAVGRRLDFLAQEFGRESNTLCAKSNDRALTAIGLDLKAVVEQFREQVQNVE